One Falsiruegeria litorea R37 genomic window, GCGTGCCAGGTCCGAGACCCCCACCGCGCCGTCACCCGCCACGTTATAGATGCCGGTTGGCCCATCGGTCGCAGCACGCGCGATGATGCGGACCAGATCGCGGGTCCAGATGAATACAAATGGGCTCTCGCTGCCCTGGATCGCCAACAGCCGGGGTTTGTGAAACAGCGCCGTGATCTGATTTTCCGTTCCTGCGCCCAGAACCGTACCCACGCGCAGAATGACTTGTTCAAGCTGTGGCGCAGTTTCGCGGGCTTCTGCGAGCATTTCTTCGACCTGGCGCTTGTGATCGGAATAGGGAAACTCGGGGTTGCCACGGACGGGATCGCTTTCCTGCAAGGGCACCGGATTGTCGGCGTGATAGCCGTAGGCCGCGCCCGAAGACGTCACCACCAGCCGCTGCACGCCATGTTTGATGCAGGCGTCCAGCACGTTTCGGGTGCCGGTCACATCGACATTGTAGGCAAATTCGCGCCCAGTACCCTTGGGCGGTGTCACGATCGAGGCGAGATGCACCACCACGTCCGGCTGCACCTTGGCGATCACCCGATCGGGGTCGCCACCGGTCACGTCCATTTTGGCAAAGCTGACGCCTTCTGGCAGCGGGTCAGGTGGCGCAAGGTCGGTGGCAAAGAGCTGATGATCCCGGATCTCGGCCACCAGGGCGCGGCCAACCATTCCGGCGGCACCGGTGACAAGGATGCGGGTCATCGTTCCGCCTCGGTCCGGGACATGAGGGCGGCCAGACCCAGCCCCGTGATCGCGTGCCAGATACCCCAGAACGCGGCGACGACGGCCATGCCGCCAAGCCCGTTGAAAAAGGCAAAGATCAGAACCAGGCCAAGGCCCGAGTTCTGGATGCCGGTTTCAATGGTCACGGCGCGGCGATTGAACGGGGACAGGCGCGCCAGAGTGGCCACGGCATACCCGCCCCCCAGAGCCAGGGCGTTGTGCAAGATGACAAGCCCGGCGACTGCTCCGGCGAAGGCCAGGAAGAACCCCCAGTTGGCCGCCAGAGCAAGAACGATGAATGCGATGAAAATCCCCATGGACAGATACTGCAGCGGCCTGCGCAGCCGAGCCGTCAGTGAGGGGCGGTGCAGGTTCAATTGAACACCCAAAACCAGCGGCAGGATCAGCATCAACCCCACTGTGATGGCGATCTGAACCGGATCGATTTGGGTTTCCTGCAAGATCGCCCGCGTCGGTTCATACAGCCCACCCCACAGCGCGACGTTGATCGGGGTCAGCAGGATCGCGCCGACGGTGGCAAAAGCTGTCATCGAAACCGAAAGCGCCGCATTGCCGCCCGCCCGATGGGTGATGAAGTTCGAAATGTTACCTCCGGGACAGGCCGCAACAAGGATCAGCCCCAAGGCAATCGACGGGCGCGGATCGGTCAGCACCACCAGGCCAAAGGTCAGAACGGGCAGCACGATGAACTGCGAGCAGAGCCCCACCAGAAGCGGTTTGGGTGACCTGCGCAGCCGGCTGAAATCGTTGGGCTTCAGATCAATGGCAATTGAAAACATGACCACCGCGAGGATCGCATTCAACAAGGTCAGCGAGCCGGGCGAAAAATTCAGCGTGACGTCATCGATCCCCGTCATGCCTGCGCGCCTTTGCTGAGCTTGGCGATCCATCCGGTGACGGCGCTGCGATAGGTGGCCTTGTCCACGTAATAGGCCATCCGCGCGAGTTGCAGATAGTTCATGCCGCCAGTTGCGCGTTCGAACCCGTTTGCTTTCTCGGATTGCAGCGATCCGGCCACCGGGCAGCCCGCTTGCAGCCCCTTGATGTAACGGACAATCATTTCCGCCTGTTCGTGGCGGCCCTGCCAGCCCAGACCGCTGGCTTCGACCATGCCCAAGACAAACAGATCGTCCCGTTCGGGGTGCATGGCGTTCAGATACAGATGCGGCGCATCCCCCTGCCAATTCAGCAACTCGCGGTCGATGAAGGGATAGTGCAGCTTATACCCGGTGGCGGCCAGGATCATGTCATACTCATCTGATGAACCATCACGGAAATGCACGGTCTTGCCGTCCATCCGCTCGATGTCTGCCCGAATGCGCAGATCGCCGTGGCCTGCGTGATAGAGCACCAGCGAATTCACCACCGGGTGACTTTCGTAAAGCTGATAGTCGGGCTTGGGAAAGCCGTATTTTTGCGGATCACCCACGAACCATTTCAGGATCATGCCGTCGATCCGCCGTTTCAGCCACATGGGCAGTTTGATCAGCCCGCCCATGGTGTCGGCGGGTTTGCCGAACACATATTTGGGCACAAAGTAATACCCCCGCCGCATCGACAGGTCACACAGGCTTGCATGGTGGATCGCATCCACAGCGATATCACAGCCCGAGTTGCCGGCCCCGACAATCAGAACGCGCTTGCCGTCGAACTGGCTGGGGTGTCGATAGGCCGAGGAATGGATCAACTCGCCATCAAACTCACCGGGGAAGGTCGGCATGTTAGGCTCAGATAGGGTGCCGTTGGCGATCATGACGCCCGCAAACTCGGCCGTATGATCGCCATCGACGTCCCGCCAGGTGACGCGCCACCCGTCACCCGGTCCCCCCAGTGGCTCGGTTTTCAACACTTCGGCGTTGAAGGTGTAGTGATCGCGCAGGCCGAAATGGTC contains:
- a CDS encoding SDR family oxidoreductase, which produces MTRILVTGAAGMVGRALVAEIRDHQLFATDLAPPDPLPEGVSFAKMDVTGGDPDRVIAKVQPDVVVHLASIVTPPKGTGREFAYNVDVTGTRNVLDACIKHGVQRLVVTSSGAAYGYHADNPVPLQESDPVRGNPEFPYSDHKRQVEEMLAEARETAPQLEQVILRVGTVLGAGTENQITALFHKPRLLAIQGSESPFVFIWTRDLVRIIARAATDGPTGIYNVAGDGAVGVSDLARALGKPVLRLPAWALKAALAVARPLGLSQYGHEQVRFLQYRPVLANDALKSDFGYTPEKTSAEVFEFWRKQAIK
- a CDS encoding bile acid:sodium symporter family protein, which produces MTGIDDVTLNFSPGSLTLLNAILAVVMFSIAIDLKPNDFSRLRRSPKPLLVGLCSQFIVLPVLTFGLVVLTDPRPSIALGLILVAACPGGNISNFITHRAGGNAALSVSMTAFATVGAILLTPINVALWGGLYEPTRAILQETQIDPVQIAITVGLMLILPLVLGVQLNLHRPSLTARLRRPLQYLSMGIFIAFIVLALAANWGFFLAFAGAVAGLVILHNALALGGGYAVATLARLSPFNRRAVTIETGIQNSGLGLVLIFAFFNGLGGMAVVAAFWGIWHAITGLGLAALMSRTEAER
- a CDS encoding flavin-containing monooxygenase — translated: MTETRAAYALIGAGPMGLAMAKVLKEHGIPFRGFELHSDVGGLWDIEGPKSTMYETAHLISSKTMTEFADFPMDEGVAEYPSHRDLRNYFRAFADHFGLRDHYTFNAEVLKTEPLGGPGDGWRVTWRDVDGDHTAEFAGVMIANGTLSEPNMPTFPGEFDGELIHSSAYRHPSQFDGKRVLIVGAGNSGCDIAVDAIHHASLCDLSMRRGYYFVPKYVFGKPADTMGGLIKLPMWLKRRIDGMILKWFVGDPQKYGFPKPDYQLYESHPVVNSLVLYHAGHGDLRIRADIERMDGKTVHFRDGSSDEYDMILAATGYKLHYPFIDRELLNWQGDAPHLYLNAMHPERDDLFVLGMVEASGLGWQGRHEQAEMIVRYIKGLQAGCPVAGSLQSEKANGFERATGGMNYLQLARMAYYVDKATYRSAVTGWIAKLSKGAQA